In Eubalaena glacialis isolate mEubGla1 chromosome 12, mEubGla1.1.hap2.+ XY, whole genome shotgun sequence, a single window of DNA contains:
- the IL20RA gene encoding interleukin-20 receptor subunit alpha, whose amino-acid sequence MCAPRPPAKAAAIGAPAPGLPALPLLLLLVAAPTGRPVPCVSGGLPKPTNITFLSINMKNILQWNPPQGLQGVEVTYSVQYFIYGHKKWLNKSECRNISRTYCDLSAETSDYEHQYYAKVKAIWGTNSSKWAETGRFYPFLETQIGPPEVALTTDEKSISIVLTAPKKWKKNPEESSISLEQIYSDLKYNVSIYNTKSNRTWSQCVTNRTLVFSWLEPDTLYCVLVESFVPGPPRLAQPSEKQCVSTLKDQTSTLKVKIIFCYVLPISVTVFIFSVMCYSMYRYTHVSKEKHPANLVLIYGNEFDKRVFVPAEKIVINFITLSILEDSKTSHKDISVMEKSNDASDLNEPSEDREPHQEEVEVKHLGYASHVVDIVYDSEKSTKGTSLTQQEPPSRTMATDKTVIECECDIRTSDISVGPGDQEFNLQEEVSLQGRLSEQQATLADLGPQTLPYSYTPQLRDLDHLLQGHVDTEEGPEAEPSTTLVDWDPQTGRLCIPSLSSFEHDSERFKHPESEGLKEEGLLSRLYQDQAPDKTLEEHEAYLMQFMEEWGLYVQMGD is encoded by the exons TTCCCTGTGTCTCTGGTGGTCTGCCTAAACCTACAAATATCACCTTCTTATCTATAAACATGAAGAATATCCTACAGTGGAACCCACCACAGGGCCTACAAGGAGTGGAAGTTACTTATTCTGTGCAGTATTTCAT ATATGGGCACAAGAAATGGCTGAATAAATCCGAATGCAGAAATATAAGTAGGACCTACTGTGATCTCTCTGCTGAAACTTCTGACTACGAACATCAATATTATGCCAAGGTTAAGGCCATTTGGGGAACAAATAGTTCTAAATGGGCAGAAACTGGACGATTCTATCCTTTTTTAGAAA CACAAATTGGCCCACCAGAGGTTGCTTTGACTACTGATGAGAAATCCATATCTATTGTTCTGACGGCTCCAAAGAAGTGGAAGAAAAACCCAGAAGAAAGCTCTATTTCCCTGGAACAAATATACTCTGATCTGAAGTATAATGTGTCCATATATAATACTAAATCAAATAGAACG TGGTCCCAGTGTGTGACAAACCGAACGCTGGTATTCAGCTGGCTGGAGCCGGACACTCTGTACTGCGTCCTCGTGGAGTCCTTCGTCCCAGGCCCTCCTCGCCTTGCTCAGCCTTCTGAGAAGCAGTGTGTCAGTACTTTGAAAG ATCAAACATCAACATTGAAGGTTAAAATCATCTTCTGCTATGTTTTGCCCATATCTGTTACcgtgtttattttttctgtgatGTGCTACTCCATGTACAGATATACCCATGTCAGCAAAGAGAAACACCCAGCAAATCTG GTTTTGATTTATGGAAATGAATTTGACAAAAGAGTCTTTGTACCTGCTGAAAAAATTGTGATTAACTTTATCACCCTCAGTATTTTGGAGGATTCTAAAACTTCTCATAAGGATATAAGTGTAATGGAAAAAAGCAACGATGCATCAGACCTGAATGAGCCCAGTGAGGACCGGGAGCCCCATCAGGAGGAAGTGGAGGTGAAACACCTGGGGTATGCTTCACATGTGGTGGACATTGTGTATGACTCTGAGAAAAGCACCAAAGGGACTTCCTTAACCCAGCAAGAGCCACCCAGCAGAACAATGGCCACAGATAAAACAGTCATCGAATGTGAATGTGACATAAGAACTAGTGACATTTCTGTGGGGCCTGGAGATCAGGAGTTCAATTTGCAGGAGGAAGTGTCCCTACAAGGAAGGTTATCTGAGCAACAGGCAACTTTAGCAGACTTGGGTCCACAAACACTACCATATTCATATACCCCTCAGCTCAGAGACTTGGACCACCTGCTGCAGGGGCATGTGGACACAGAGGAGGGGCCAGAGGCAGAACCATCGACCACACTGGTCGATTGGGACCCTCAGACTGGCAGGCTGTGTATACCTTCATTATCCAGCTTTGAACATGACTCAGAGAGATTTAAGCATCCTGAGTCTGAGGGACTCAAGGAGGAGGGCCTCTTGTCTAGACTCTACCAGGATCAGGCTCCAGACAAGACACTGGAGGAACATGAAGCCTATCTCATGCAATTTATGGAGGAATGGGGATTATATGTACAAATGGGAGACTAA